A genomic segment from Sciurus carolinensis chromosome 1, mSciCar1.2, whole genome shotgun sequence encodes:
- the Dap3 gene encoding 28S ribosomal protein S29, mitochondrial isoform X2 gives MLNGITRLISRVQKLDLRCFLHTGTQAPQIIAAHLDTQVPVSSPRAVCRTSESDPVKTFGEACLMVRKPALELLRYLKNTNFAHPAIRYLLYGEKETGKTLSLCHVIHFCWKHDWLILHIPDAHLWVKNCRDLLQSTYNKQRFDQPLEASTWLKNFKTANERFLGQIKVQEKYVWNKRESTEKGSPLGEVVEQGLTRVRNATDAVGIVLKELKMQSSLGMFRLLVAVDGINALWGKTTLKREDKNPIAPDELALIHNLRKMMKNDWHGGAIVLTLSQTGSLFKPRKAYLPHELLGKEGFDALDPFLPILVSSYNPKEFESCIQYYLENNWLQHEKAPTEEGKKELLFLSNANPGQLERLCASL, from the exons ATGCTGAATGGAATAACAAGGCTTATCTCCAGGGTCCAGAAG TTGGACCTTAGGTGTTTTTTGCACACTGGGACCCAGGCACCCCAAATCATTGCTGCTCACCTAGATACCCAGGTTCCAGTTTCAAGTCCCAGAGCTGTTTGCCGCACCAGTGAAAGTGACCCG GTGAAAACATTTGGTGAAGCTTGCCTAATGGTACGAAAACCAGCCCTCGAGCTTCTGCGTTACCTGAAAAACACCAATTTTGCTCATCCAGCTATACGCTATCTTCTCT ATGGGGAGAAGGAAACAGGCAAAACCCTCAGCCTTTGTCATGTTATTCATTTCTGTTGGAAACATGACTGGTTGATACTGCATATTCCAGATG CTCATCTTTGGGTGAAAAATTGCCGGGATCTTCTGCAGTCTACCTACAACAAACAGCGTTTTGATCAACCTTTAGAGGCTTCAACCTGGCTGAAGAATTTCAAAACTGCAAACGAACGCTTCCTCGGCCAG ATAAAAGTTCAAGAGAAATATGTCTGGAATAAGAGAGAAAGCACTGAGAAAGGCAGTCCTCTGGGAGAAGTGGTGGAACAG GGTCTGACTCGCGTGAGGAATGCCACAGATGCAGTTGGAATTGTGCTGAAGGAGCTGAAGATGCAAAGTTCTTTGGGAATGTTTCGCCTCCTGGTGGCAGTGGATGGAATCAATGCCCTCTGGGGAAAGACCACAttgaaaagagaagataaaaaccCA ATTGCTCCAGATGAACTAGCACTTATTCACAACTTGAGGAAGATGATGAAAAATGATTGG caTGGAGGTGCCATTGTGTTGACGTTGAGCCAGACTGGGTCTCTCTTTAAGCCCCGGAAAGCATACCtgcctcatgagttgctgggaaAG gaAGGATTTGATGCCCTGGAtccctttcttcccattttgGTTTCCAGTTATAATCCAAAGGAATTTGAAAGTTGTATTCagtattatttagaaaataattggcTACAACATGAGAAAG CTCCTacagaagaagggaagaaggagctGCTGTTTCTAAGTAATGCCAACCCTGGGCAGCTGGAACGTCTCTGTGCCTCCCTCTGA
- the Dap3 gene encoding 28S ribosomal protein S29, mitochondrial isoform X1: MLNGITRLISRVQKLDLRCFLHTGTQAPQIIAAHLDTQVPVSSPRAVCRTSESDPAKHGEQHEGQHYTIPLQDLKTVFPHGLPPRFVMQVKTFGEACLMVRKPALELLRYLKNTNFAHPAIRYLLYGEKETGKTLSLCHVIHFCWKHDWLILHIPDAHLWVKNCRDLLQSTYNKQRFDQPLEASTWLKNFKTANERFLGQIKVQEKYVWNKRESTEKGSPLGEVVEQGLTRVRNATDAVGIVLKELKMQSSLGMFRLLVAVDGINALWGKTTLKREDKNPIAPDELALIHNLRKMMKNDWHGGAIVLTLSQTGSLFKPRKAYLPHELLGKEGFDALDPFLPILVSSYNPKEFESCIQYYLENNWLQHEKAPTEEGKKELLFLSNANPGQLERLCASL; the protein is encoded by the exons ATGCTGAATGGAATAACAAGGCTTATCTCCAGGGTCCAGAAG TTGGACCTTAGGTGTTTTTTGCACACTGGGACCCAGGCACCCCAAATCATTGCTGCTCACCTAGATACCCAGGTTCCAGTTTCAAGTCCCAGAGCTGTTTGCCGCACCAGTGAAAGTGACCCG gcCAAGCATGGAGAGCAGCATGAGGGTCAGCACTACACCATCCCCCTCCAGGATTTGAAGACTGTATTTCCCCATGGCCTGCCTCCTCGCTTTGTAATGCAG GTGAAAACATTTGGTGAAGCTTGCCTAATGGTACGAAAACCAGCCCTCGAGCTTCTGCGTTACCTGAAAAACACCAATTTTGCTCATCCAGCTATACGCTATCTTCTCT ATGGGGAGAAGGAAACAGGCAAAACCCTCAGCCTTTGTCATGTTATTCATTTCTGTTGGAAACATGACTGGTTGATACTGCATATTCCAGATG CTCATCTTTGGGTGAAAAATTGCCGGGATCTTCTGCAGTCTACCTACAACAAACAGCGTTTTGATCAACCTTTAGAGGCTTCAACCTGGCTGAAGAATTTCAAAACTGCAAACGAACGCTTCCTCGGCCAG ATAAAAGTTCAAGAGAAATATGTCTGGAATAAGAGAGAAAGCACTGAGAAAGGCAGTCCTCTGGGAGAAGTGGTGGAACAG GGTCTGACTCGCGTGAGGAATGCCACAGATGCAGTTGGAATTGTGCTGAAGGAGCTGAAGATGCAAAGTTCTTTGGGAATGTTTCGCCTCCTGGTGGCAGTGGATGGAATCAATGCCCTCTGGGGAAAGACCACAttgaaaagagaagataaaaaccCA ATTGCTCCAGATGAACTAGCACTTATTCACAACTTGAGGAAGATGATGAAAAATGATTGG caTGGAGGTGCCATTGTGTTGACGTTGAGCCAGACTGGGTCTCTCTTTAAGCCCCGGAAAGCATACCtgcctcatgagttgctgggaaAG gaAGGATTTGATGCCCTGGAtccctttcttcccattttgGTTTCCAGTTATAATCCAAAGGAATTTGAAAGTTGTATTCagtattatttagaaaataattggcTACAACATGAGAAAG CTCCTacagaagaagggaagaaggagctGCTGTTTCTAAGTAATGCCAACCCTGGGCAGCTGGAACGTCTCTGTGCCTCCCTCTGA